From the genome of Deferribacterota bacterium:
ATAATTTTAAAAAGTCTTATATATTTATCCAGAGAAGATAATGTTATATTTTCACTAACAGTCAAATCAACAACTAAGCCTTCATTTTTTCTATCCTCGCTAACATATATAATACCACAATTTTTAGCCTCTCTACAGTTTTTTAACAATAATTTTTTGCCCCTTAAATAGATTCTACCTTTATATTTTGGATAAATCCCAAAAAGAGTTTTTGCTAAATAGGTCCTACCAGCTCCAATTAAGCCAAAAACACCTAATGCCTCACCTTCATTAATTGTAAAGGATATATCCTTTAAATAGTCATTACTTAAATTATCCACTTTAAAAAGATTGTTCTTGGTACTACATTTAACAAAATAATTATCTGATACTAGAGACTCTCCAACCATTTTATTAATTAGCAAATTTTTGTTTACTTGATCTATTTTCTCCTCTAAAACTAACCTGCCATCTCTTAATACTGTAACCCTATCGCATATTTCAAATATTTCTTCAAGCCTATGGGTTATATAAACAATACTTTTACCTTTATTTTTTAAATCTCTAATAATTGTAAATAGTACATTTCTTTCTACATCTGTTAATGCATCTGTTGGTTCATCCATAATTATTATATTTGCGTTAAAATAGATAGCCCTTGCAAGTTCAACCATTTTTTGATTGGCAACACTTAAGTTTTTCACTAATTCATTAGGTTTAATATCCAAAGATAGATCATCTAATAAATGCTTAGTATAATCATACATATACTTCCAATTAATCTTTTTAAAATTATTAACAGGTTGTCTACCTAAAAATATATTTTCAGCAACTGTTAGCTCAGAGATTAAATTCAATTCCTGCATTAGTATATATATACCGGAATTATAGGCTTCTAGCGGACTTTTAAATTCTAATTCTTCACCATTATAAACTATACTACCATTATCTTTTTTATAAATGCCTGTTAGTATCTTAACGAGGGTAGACTTCCCAGCCCCATTTTCCCCAAGAAGAGCCATTGCCTCACCTTTGTAGACATTAAATGTAACATCAATTAATACTTTTACAGAAAAGAAACTTTTATTAATATTTATTGCTGATAATACTTTCTCTCCCACATAATAATATTAGCGCATAAATTAATATTTAACAAATAATAATATCAAAATAATAGTGCTTATAAATAAAGGATATGACTATCGATATCTACTTTTTAACACTCTTGTAAAATTAAAGAAGAGCATAGCAATTGCTATGCTCTAATAAAGTAACTATTTTTTAAACATTCTTGGAAAGACCCTTAGTAAACTAAAGACACCAAGAATTTTGTTTTTAATATTATGGGAATATAAGAAATGCAGAATACCTTTTAACCCATCATATAACTTTTTGTCATAGGGATGCCAGAAGATATTCTTTTTTATAAAAGGCAAGATATCATTAACTATCATTTGAGGTTGGGTTAATTCATAAAAACCTAAGAAACCATGGGTTCTACCTATACCTGATTGTTTAAAACCACCCCAAGAAGTCTCAGGAAGCCCATGACTCATCAAATGATCATTTATTGTTATAGCACCTGCTTTTATTTGTCTTCCTATTTTTTCTGCTTTCTTAAGATTCTTTGACCATACAGAACCTGT
Proteins encoded in this window:
- a CDS encoding sugar ABC transporter ATP-binding protein yields the protein MGEKVLSAININKSFFSVKVLIDVTFNVYKGEAMALLGENGAGKSTLVKILTGIYKKDNGSIVYNGEELEFKSPLEAYNSGIYILMQELNLISELTVAENIFLGRQPVNNFKKINWKYMYDYTKHLLDDLSLDIKPNELVKNLSVANQKMVELARAIYFNANIIIMDEPTDALTDVERNVLFTIIRDLKNKGKSIVYITHRLEEIFEICDRVTVLRDGRLVLEEKIDQVNKNLLINKMVGESLVSDNYFVKCSTKNNLFKVDNLSNDYLKDISFTINEGEALGVFGLIGAGRTYLAKTLFGIYPKYKGRIYLRGKKLLLKNCREAKNCGIIYVSEDRKNEGLVVDLTVSENITLSSLDKYIRLFKIIDFKKLRISVLDYTKKLRIKVFSIDQKVVYLSGGNQQKVSIAKALDTSPTVLILDEPTRGVDVKARREIYSIVNELKKRGLAIIFISSDVDEIMGISDNVLVMNKGRKIDLLKRSDINKNRLMQLAFNVK
- a CDS encoding aldehyde dehydrogenase family protein, with the protein product DRDYNVDIGVFTTENQLNKVKEHVDEALSMGAKIIAKSKVVDGKNVMPAMVLTDVNHNMQIMKDETFGLVIGVMKVSSIEKALELANDSYLGLTGSVWSKNLKKAEKIGRQIKAGAITINDHLMSHGLPETSWGGFKQSGIGRTHGFLGFYELTQPQMIVNDILPFIKKNIFWHPYDKKLYDGLKGILHFLYSHNIKNKILGVFSLLRVFPRMFKK